Proteins encoded together in one Porites lutea chromosome 2, jaPorLute2.1, whole genome shotgun sequence window:
- the LOC140928222 gene encoding ubiquinone biosynthesis protein COQ9-B, mitochondrial-like isoform X1, producing MAALFMRTVFQRQVGFVRRGIFGVSNRWIQQSSQCFSDEQDKTDPGPQESGAEASSGEKHEHNYFGDDHAFYSAEEQDAEMRKNILSAALEHVPELGWSSEAIEAGAQSVGLSAMAEGMFPRGAGDLVLHFTEDCNVRLADYLVSQSRVGKESEEDSTTSPVRKSSRVIIRDAVEVRLRMLIPYIGQWPQAMGLMLLPHNAPDAAKNVAYMVDEIWYHAGDTSTDINWYTKRGMLAALYGSTELYMVSDRSPDFEETWNFLDRRMSDIGMLISAKETLEKAGSDATELLSAAFTTVRNMSGLNSRNR from the exons ATGGCGGCCCTGTTCATGCGAACGGTGTTTCAAAGACAGGTCGGATTTGTTCGGCGAGGAATATTTG GAGTGTCCAACAGATGGATACAGCAGTCATCTCAGTGCTTCTCAGATGAGCAAGACAAGACCGATCCAGG TCCTCAGGAATCTGGTGCGGAGGCATCTTCAGGTGAAAAACATGAACATAATTACTTTGGTGATGATCATGCATTCTACAGTGCAGAAGAACAAGATgctgaaatgagaaaaaatataCTCAGTGCTGCACTGGAACATGTTCCTGAGTTAGGTTGGAGTTCAGAGGCCATTGAAGCTGGTGCCCAGTCAGTGGGACTTTCCGCAATGGCAGAAGGGATGTTCCCACGTGGTGCTGGTGATTTGGTCCTGCATTTTACAGAAGACTGCAACGTTAGACTGGCTGATTACCTTGTATCACAATCTAGAGTTGGCAAGGAGTCTGAAGAGGATAGTACTACAAGTCCAGT GCGTAAAAGCTCCCGGGTGATAATCCGTGATGCTGTGGAAGTGCGGCTAAGGATGCTCATCCCTTATATTGGCCAGTGGCCTCAG gccaTGGGTTTGATGTTACTACCACACAATGCTCCTGATGCTGCAAAGAATGTTGCATACATGGTGGATGAAATATGGTACCATGCAGGGGACACATCAACTGAT ATAAACTGGTACACAAAGAGAGGAATGTTAGCAGCTCTTTACGGTTCCACAG AATTGTACATGGTCAGTGACAGATCTCCTGATTTTGAGGAAACATGGAATTTTCTGGATAGAAGAATGTCTGACATTGGTATGCTTATCAGTGCCAAAGAAACA TTGGAAAAAGCTGGATCAGATGCGACAGAGCTATTGTCAGCGGCCTTTACTACA GTGCGGAATATGAGTGGACTAAACAGTAGAAACAGATAG
- the LOC140928221 gene encoding uncharacterized protein yields MEEDEIGEEEPIYDVINDSNEKKLKTTVTGAAARRGTFNRARAWSTESTGDRSKLLIRLREKFNLKPSEELPRNESLSPTTSAGFANSKTVADKRRALRAVNPKTRRSPSWYEASVSEVESKRSRSKSLSSGFFRRLRDSKREDILPNSDRCKQESSCWFPEELGDPHGGLQNGALLPGQETSDPHPMPTRQRPTGSEKLKKRAQSISFPLDRDSLSGKEVTFQEKTAQQCRNELPSLSEDLERLSHLSWYWGPLSRYEAEKILEGKSNGTFLVRDSFHEFHLFSVTFRSKGRTLHTRIAYDKGWFGFMGPGGVETKTNSVVDLMEKTMKISQRRNLTHTTGGLIGPSYPIRFLFPFSRFEEVPSLQHLCRFVIRQNSRCDKLHELPIPAKLIRYLRVENHYLPEGETEN; encoded by the coding sequence ATGGAAGAAGACGAAATAGGGGAAGAAGAACCGATATACGACGTGATCAACGACTcgaacgaaaaaaaattgaagacgACCGTAACAGGTGCAGCTGCGAGAAGAGGAACTTTTAATCGCGCTCGAGCCTGGTCGACAGAATCTACGGGAGACAGAAGCAAACTCCTCATCAGACTTCGAGAAAAATTTAATCTCAAGCCTTCTGAAGAGTTACCGCGCAATGAATCGTTGTCTCCTACGACGAGCGCAGGTTTTGCTAACTCGAAAACAGTGGCGGACAAAAGACGGGCACTACGAGCTGTGAACCCCAAAACGAGGAGATCACCTTCGTGGTATGAAGCAAGTGTCAGCGAGGTGGAATCGAAGCGTTCTCGTTCGAAATCTTTGTCTTCTGGGTTTTTTAGAAGACTTAGGGACAGTAAAAGAGAGGATATTTTACCAAATAGTGACAGGTGTAAACAAGAAAGCAGCTGTTGGTTTCCAGAGGAACTTGGAGATCCCCACGGGGGATTACAAAACGGCGCATTACTACCCGGTCAAGAGACAAGTGATCCGCACCCCATGCCCACCCGTCAACGGCCCACAGGAAGCGAAAAACTAAAGAAGCGTGCTCAGTCTATAAGTTTTCCTCTTGATCGAGACTCGCTCAGTGGGAAAGAAGTAACTTTTCAGGAAAAGACAGCTCAACAGTGCCGTAATGAGCTGCCGTCACTCTCAGAAGACTTGGAGAGACTGTCACATCTCAGCTGGTATTGGGGTCCTCTGAGCCGATATGAGGCCGAGAAAATACTTGAAGGGAAGTCTAATGGCACCTTCCTTGTTCGTGATAGCTTTCACGAGTTCCACTTGTTCAGTGTAACCTTCAGATCTAAAGGAAGGACCTTACACACAAGAATTGCATATGATAAGGGGTGGTTTGGCTTTATGGGCCCAGGTGGTGTGGAGACAAAAACAAATTCTGTTGTTGATCTTATGGAAAAAACCATGAAAATCTCCCAAAGGAGAAACTTGACCCATACAACAGGAGGACTTATTGGTCCCTCTTATCCAATTCGGTTCTTGTTTCCCTTTTCAAGATTTGAGGAGGTTCCATCTCTTCAGCACCTGTGCAGGTTTGTGATTCGGCAGAATTCCAGGTGTGACAAACTGCACGAGCTGCCAATTCCTGCAAAGCTCATACGGTATTTACGGGTAGAGAACCATTATCTCCCAGAGGGGGAGACAGAGAACTAA
- the LOC140928222 gene encoding ubiquinone biosynthesis protein COQ9, mitochondrial-like isoform X2 encodes MAALFMRTVFQRQVGFVRRGIFGVSNRWIQQSSQCFSDEQDKTDPGPQESGAEASSGEKHEHNYFGDDHAFYSAEEQDAEMRKNILSAALEHVPELGWSSEAIEAGAQSVGLSAMAEGMFPRGAGDLVLHFTEDCNVRLADYLVSQSRVGKESEEDSTTSPVRKSSRVIIRDAVEVRLRMLIPYIGQWPQAMGLMLLPHNAPDAAKNVAYMVDEIWYHAGDTSTDNCTWSVTDLLILRKHGIFWIEECLTLVCLSVPKKHWKKLDQMRQSYCQRPLLQCGI; translated from the exons ATGGCGGCCCTGTTCATGCGAACGGTGTTTCAAAGACAGGTCGGATTTGTTCGGCGAGGAATATTTG GAGTGTCCAACAGATGGATACAGCAGTCATCTCAGTGCTTCTCAGATGAGCAAGACAAGACCGATCCAGG TCCTCAGGAATCTGGTGCGGAGGCATCTTCAGGTGAAAAACATGAACATAATTACTTTGGTGATGATCATGCATTCTACAGTGCAGAAGAACAAGATgctgaaatgagaaaaaatataCTCAGTGCTGCACTGGAACATGTTCCTGAGTTAGGTTGGAGTTCAGAGGCCATTGAAGCTGGTGCCCAGTCAGTGGGACTTTCCGCAATGGCAGAAGGGATGTTCCCACGTGGTGCTGGTGATTTGGTCCTGCATTTTACAGAAGACTGCAACGTTAGACTGGCTGATTACCTTGTATCACAATCTAGAGTTGGCAAGGAGTCTGAAGAGGATAGTACTACAAGTCCAGT GCGTAAAAGCTCCCGGGTGATAATCCGTGATGCTGTGGAAGTGCGGCTAAGGATGCTCATCCCTTATATTGGCCAGTGGCCTCAG gccaTGGGTTTGATGTTACTACCACACAATGCTCCTGATGCTGCAAAGAATGTTGCATACATGGTGGATGAAATATGGTACCATGCAGGGGACACATCAACTGAT AATTGTACATGGTCAGTGACAGATCTCCTGATTTTGAGGAAACATGGAATTTTCTGGATAGAAGAATGTCTGACATTGGTATGCTTATCAGTGCCAAAGAAACA TTGGAAAAAGCTGGATCAGATGCGACAGAGCTATTGTCAGCGGCCTTTACTACA GTGCGGAATATGA